In the Pedobacter cryoconitis genome, CACGGAGGCATTAAAGCTGCGTATCCGGAACCAAACCCGCCTGATTGTTAGCCAAAGTAATGCTGATGCAATTTTTGAAGGCAGGATTACGGGTTATGATATCCGCCCTATCGCCCTTCAGAATAACAATGCGCCAAGTGCTGGTGGAAACAGGCTAACCATTAAAGTAAGTGTAAAATACACGAACAACCTGAATCCTAAACAAAGTTTTGAAGAATCATTTGAACGGTTTAAAGATTTTGACATGAGGGGTCAGAGTCTGGAATCTGTTCAGCTCCAATTAAATAAAGATATTAACGCACAGCTTACTGAAGATATATTCAACAGGGCTTTCGCGCAATGGTAAAAGAGCTGAAAAAACCGGTATATTAAATGAATTTCAATCGTTAACTTAGCCTCATAATGCTGGATAAAGACATACAACAACAACTTGCTGAATTAATTGCGGACCCTCAGAAGGCCACTCCGCAGCATACGGCTATGTTGAGCGATTTGTTGCAGACTTACCCATATTATCAGCCTTTGCATTTGTTATTGGCCAAAGCCGATTTACAGCGGGCAAAAAGTACGAATCAGCTTGTTCAGGCCTCTCTTTATACCAACGGCCCGATTTTACACCAGTTTCTGTTCAAAAAAGAAAATACACCTGTCACCTTTTTGATTGTTAACGGATGTGCCGGGGTCAGAGAAGAGAACGAGCAGGAAAGTTTCGATGAGCTGGAAGAAGTGTTTGAGGAGATTGCTGAGGTTGACCATACGAATTACCGCCCATTCAGGAATTCAGATGCTGGTGCTGAAACAGCTGTTACAGCTGAAGTGCCCGAACGCAAGAACTCCCTGGAAGATGATTTCGTTTTTGAAAGCATTGCTTCTTCAGATTTCTTTGCCTTTGAGCAAAACTTCAGTACAACAACGGTTATTGAACCACCGAAACCGCAGCTGGTCGCAGATGCTCCGGTGATTGAAGAACATGAAGCTCAGGCAGCAGCCGAAATAGAAAACAGCCAGGTCAGCAATTACCATGATGAAAACCTGCCCTACACCTTTTTATGGTGGCTGGCCAAAACCCGTAAAGAGCATCAAAGCATCTTTCAGCCTTATGCTTTACCTAAAACAAATAACGCTCAGGAATTACAACAGCAATATGTAGAACATATTTTCCATATACAGAGCCACCTGACCACAAGTGAAGCTTTAATCGGTGCCGAAGAGCAGCAAAGACCAGCGACCAAAGATGCGGAGATTATAGAAAGCTTTATCAAAAATGATCCGCAGATCCTGCCCCCTAAACCCGAGCAGATCGATAATGAAAACAAGGCAAAGAAAAGTGCAGAGGATCAGAATGACCTCGTATCTGAAACACTTGCCAATATTTACATCGAGCAAATGCTTTACGACAAGGCGATAGATACTTATGAAAAATTAAGTTTGAAGTTTCCAGAAAAAAGACGTTACTTTGCCGACCTTATCCAATCTATAGAAAAGAAAATTTAACCATTTAACATACTATGCTTTTTTTAATTATTTTATTGATCATTATTTGTGTTGCATTAGGCCTGTTTGTTTTAATACAAAATCCTAAAGGCGGTGGTCTGGCAACAGGCGGGTCGGGAAGCAATATGTTCGGTGTACAACGTACAGGTGATGTACTTGAAAAAGGCACCTGGGTTCTTTTAACTTTAGTCGTTGTAATTTCACTGGCAATTACTGCGATTGGAAAAACAGGATCAATCGGAGCTACTGGCAGCGGAGATTCTAAAATTCAACAGCAATTGGATAAAACACCTACGCCTTCTCCAATTGGCGGTGGTATTAAACCAGCTACAACTCCTGCACCGGCAACTACACCGGAAGCACCAAAAAAATAAGCACTTTTTATAAGAGTGCGGAAGCCCGTCAGAATTGTTTTCTGACGGGCTTCCTTCGTTTATCCCTGCCAGTCTGACACAAAAAAAATAGGCGCTTAATCTATTAGCTGACAAGCCTGTGTAAATTTGGCAACCGAAAGCTCTTGGCATAAAAACTGATGTGCCTTTAACGTTATTATACAATTTATACGTTAACCTTTAAATTAAAACAATAATTAAGTTATGGCTTTAAACATTAAACCCATTGCAGATAGAGTAGTTGTTGAAGCTGCTCCTGCCGAAGAAAAAACTGCTTCGGGTATTTATATCCCGGATACAGCTAAAGAAAAACCTCAGCAAGGAACAGTAGTTGCAGTTGGCCCGGGTAAATATGCCGAGTTAACAGGAAACTTAGTACCATTGAGCGTTAAAGTTGGTGATGTAGTTTTATATGGCAAATACGGAGGTACTGAAATTACTTTTGAAGGTAAAGAGTATCTTATTATGCGTGAAACTGATCTTTACGCAGTTCTTTAGTTGTTGGTTTAACCCGGCAAATCTCACCAAATATTAAAAAAAAGTTAAAAATGGCAAAGCAAGTAAAATATAACGTAGAAGCCCGTGACGCCCTGAAAAGAGGTGTTGATACTTTGGCTAATGCAGTAAAAGTAACTTTAGGTCCAAAAGGACGTAATGTAATTATTGATAAAAAATTCGGTTCACCAGCGATTACGAAAGATGGTGTTACTGTTGCAAAAGAAATTGAATTAAAAGACCCAATCGAAAACATGGGTGCTCAAATGGTTAAAGAGGTTGCTTCTAAAACTGCTGATATTGCAGGTGACGGAACAACTACTGCAACTGTATTGGCTCAGGCGATCGTTACAGCGGGTATTAAAAACGTTGCTGCTGGTGCAAATCCAATGGATTTGAAACGCGGAATCGATAAAGCGGTTACAGCTATTGTAGCAAACTTAAAAGCTCAGTCTCAAACGGTTGGTGAAGATAACAACAAAATCAAACAGGTTGCGTCTATCTCTGCAAACAATGACGAAGTTATCGGTGCATTGATCGCTGAAGCAATGGGTAAAGTAGGTAAAGATGGTGTAATTACTGTTGAAGAAGCAAAAGGTACTGAAACTGAAGTTAAAACAGTTGAAGGTATGCAATTTGACCGTGGTTACTTATCTCCATACTTTGTAACTAATGCTGATAAAATGGAAGCGGAATTAGAAAACGCTTACATTTTGATCTATGACAAAAAAATCAGCAACATGAAAGAATTGTTGCCAATTTTAGAGAAACAAGTTCAAACTGGTAAACCATTATTAATCATTGCTGAAGATTTAGATGGTGAAGCTTTAGCTACTTTAGTAGTAAATAAAATCCGTGGTTCTCTGAAAGTTGTTGCTGTTAAAGCTCCAGGTTTTGGTGACCGTAGAAAAGCAATGTTAGAAGATCTTGCTATCTTAACAGGTGGTACTGTAATCTCTGAAGAAAGAGGTTACAAATTAGAGAATGCTGACCTTACTTACTTAGGTACTGCTGAGAAAATCGTTGTTGATAAAGACAATACAACAATTATTAACGGTGCTGGTTCATCTGAGGATATCAAAGCCCGCGTTAACCAGATCAAAGCTCAAATCGAAACTACAACTTCTGATTACGATAAAGAAAAATTACAAGAGCGTTTGGCTAAATTAGCTGGCGGTGTTGCAGTTCTTTACGTAGGTGCAGCTTCTGAAGTAGAGATGAAAGAGAAAAAAGACCGTGTTGATGATGCTTTACATGCAACCCGTGCGGCTGTTGAAGAAGGTATCGTTGCTGGTGGTGGTGTTGCTTTCATCCGTGCTATCGAAGCTTTAGAAGGAATGAAAGGATCTAACGAAGACGAAACTACTGGTATCGCAATCGTTAAACGTGCTATCGAAGAGCCATTACGTCAAATCTGCCAGAATGCAGGTATTGAAGGTTCTATCGTAGTTCAAAAAGTTAAAGAAGGTAAAGGTGATTTCGGTTACAATGCCCGTACTGATGTTTATGAAAACTTAATCAGTGCAGGTGTTATCGATCCAACTAAAGTTGGTCGTGTAGCTTTAGAAAACGCAGCTTCTATCGCAGCGATGTTGTTAACAACTGAGTGCGTATTAGCTGATGATCCTGATGATAATGCAGCAGGTTCTGCTATGCCTCCTATGGGTGGCGGTGGAATGGGCGGAATGATGTAAGTCAATTCTGTTAATCTCCAATTAAAACCTCCAGTCTTAAAACTGGAGGTTTTTTACGTTTTAGAAATTTCAATTCGTTGTAAGGCAGGTGTTTGGAAAAATAGATTCTATTTTCTAAATTCATATACCGATACAATATGAGGAAAATTTTAACTCTCTTTTTCGCTCTCTTCCTTAGTATTATATCCTTTCATTCCAAAGCTCAGCTGACTCTTGGAACGGTGGATGGAGGACCTTATACGCCAGGATCAAGCATCAGCGCCACTTTTAATATCGGCGAAAGCAGTTGTATTAAGATTGGTAATACGTTTAGCCTGGTTTTAGTGAATGCTGCCGGGAATGAAACTACAATAGGTACCTATAATGGGTTCTATTCTACTTTTGTCAACGGAGTTATACCACAGGGCACCTCAGCCGGCATGGGTTATAAATTAAGAATTAAATCTTCAAACCCAGCGTTGAATTCTGATTTATCAGCAGCTTTTGAAATTAAAGCCGGAACCCCGGTAACAGCTTCTCTTAATGCAGTCGCATCCATCATCAGTCAAAACCCCCGAACTTTTGGCTCTTGTAATGCTACTGACAATACAAAATATAATTTCACGAATGAATCTACAACTGACCAGGTAACCGCAACAATTAATAATGAATTAAATCCCGGAGCTCCCATTACACTAACTTACCCTGCTGCTAACAATGTCAATACCTTTACTGCTGGCCTGGCCCATTATACCATATTTGTAAAAGCAAAAAGTCCGGATGGGAATATCGGTACGCAAGCTTATCTGTTAATTAATAACCTGGCAGTAACGGCATTTAGAACAACAAGCGGCAATACAGTCTGTTTTCCTGTCGGATCTTTTGCTTATGGAGTGGACGTCAGTAAATCTGATGGTATTGGTGCAAATTTCCCTGGCAATACTTATAAAATCGACTGGGGAGACGGTGACTCCAATGAATATACTTTTTGTGATATCAAGTCAAATGGCAGTAGTGTACAGCATACTTTCAAGAAGTCCTCTTGCGGGTTGACTTATACGAGCGGCAATCAAGTTACTTACAACGCATTCGGAGTTAATGTTGGTGTAAACAGTCCTTATTGCGGACCTATTGGAACGCCTATTTCAACAACAGCCAGAGTTGTTTCCAGACCTGAAAATAAATTCAATGCTCCGGCCGTTGTTTGTATTAACGATCCTATAGCTGTAGCTAATCAATCAACTGCCGGACAAAACCCAAATTCAAATTCTTCTGGCTGCACAGATAATATCGTTTTTTATACCTGGTATGTTGATGACGTGGAAGTGTATGTAGATAAGCCTGTATCTTTTACACCAGATTTCGTATTTACAACGAAAGGGCCACATAAAATACGTCTTTCTGCCAGAAGTGCAGGAAGCTGTCAACCAGAAGATGTTGAACAGACTATTTGTGTGCAGGATCCGCCAAAACCGAGCTTCACCGTTACAAATGCGGTAATCTGTTTAACTCCGGGAACGTTAGCACCAGTCAATACTACTGTACTGGACAATACCTGTGTGAATGCCAGTCCTGATTATACCTGGTCAGTTACTCCAGCGGCAGGGGTAACTTTTGATCCGAAGACCACAAATCCACAATTTAAGTTTGCGCAGATCGGAGTATATACTATAACGCTGGCTGTTAAGTCCGGAACTTGCACTGTAATTAGCGCCCCGCAGAAAATTGTAGTGAATACACAACCGCAAGCAACTTTATCACCAGATGTTACGCTGTGTGCTACTGGAAATTACACTTTTAATCCTACCGCAGGCCCTACACAAACTACGCTGAATGGGACAGCAGAAGAAATCAGCGGAACCTATACATGGGCAGTAACCAGCACAGGTAATTACACCTTTGTATCGCCCGATGGCCCAAACACCAAATACCCGACGCTGAATTTTGCAGATTATGCGACCTACACAGTAACGCTGACACATACCAACAATTGCGGAACTGTAACAAGAACGCAGAAAATCATACTTTCAAAATCACCTAAACCTGAAATAACGACTGTTGCTAACCCGGTTTGTTATAATGCAGCGATCAGTTTGACCGGGAATATCATTGATCGTAATCCGAATACCACTTTTGAATGGGTAGGTAATGGAGGTATTTTTTCTGCACCAGATAATTTAATTACAACTTATACGCCCACTGCTGCTGAACGCAATGCCGGAGTTGCAACCGTTATATTAAGAGCTCAAACTG is a window encoding:
- a CDS encoding LptE family protein encodes the protein MKRICLLLLFPLATLVNSCSVKLNGASIPAEMKTVTVSYFENNAPLVIPTLSADFTEALKLRIRNQTRLIVSQSNADAIFEGRITGYDIRPIALQNNNAPSAGGNRLTIKVSVKYTNNLNPKQSFEESFERFKDFDMRGQSLESVQLQLNKDINAQLTEDIFNRAFAQW
- the secG gene encoding preprotein translocase subunit SecG, producing MLFLIILLIIICVALGLFVLIQNPKGGGLATGGSGSNMFGVQRTGDVLEKGTWVLLTLVVVISLAITAIGKTGSIGATGSGDSKIQQQLDKTPTPSPIGGGIKPATTPAPATTPEAPKK
- the groES gene encoding co-chaperone GroES, with the protein product MALNIKPIADRVVVEAAPAEEKTASGIYIPDTAKEKPQQGTVVAVGPGKYAELTGNLVPLSVKVGDVVLYGKYGGTEITFEGKEYLIMRETDLYAVL
- the groL gene encoding chaperonin GroEL (60 kDa chaperone family; promotes refolding of misfolded polypeptides especially under stressful conditions; forms two stacked rings of heptamers to form a barrel-shaped 14mer; ends can be capped by GroES; misfolded proteins enter the barrel where they are refolded when GroES binds): MAKQVKYNVEARDALKRGVDTLANAVKVTLGPKGRNVIIDKKFGSPAITKDGVTVAKEIELKDPIENMGAQMVKEVASKTADIAGDGTTTATVLAQAIVTAGIKNVAAGANPMDLKRGIDKAVTAIVANLKAQSQTVGEDNNKIKQVASISANNDEVIGALIAEAMGKVGKDGVITVEEAKGTETEVKTVEGMQFDRGYLSPYFVTNADKMEAELENAYILIYDKKISNMKELLPILEKQVQTGKPLLIIAEDLDGEALATLVVNKIRGSLKVVAVKAPGFGDRRKAMLEDLAILTGGTVISEERGYKLENADLTYLGTAEKIVVDKDNTTIINGAGSSEDIKARVNQIKAQIETTTSDYDKEKLQERLAKLAGGVAVLYVGAASEVEMKEKKDRVDDALHATRAAVEEGIVAGGGVAFIRAIEALEGMKGSNEDETTGIAIVKRAIEEPLRQICQNAGIEGSIVVQKVKEGKGDFGYNARTDVYENLISAGVIDPTKVGRVALENAASIAAMLLTTECVLADDPDDNAAGSAMPPMGGGGMGGMM